In a single window of the candidate division WOR-3 bacterium genome:
- a CDS encoding slipin family protein — MIYIYILVLVLFLIASMIRILREYERGVIFRLGKFHAVKGPGLIILIPVIDKMVKVSLRTITMDVPPQDVITKDNVSVKVNAVVYFRVVEPAKAIIEVEDYLYATSQLAQTTLRSVCGQAELDELLAEREKINLRLQQIIDEHTDPWGIKVSMVEVKHIDLPQEMQRAMARQAEAERERRAKIISAEGEFQAAQKLIDAARKIEESPVAIQLRFLQTLTEIATEKASTIVLPIPLDLLKPFLKKE, encoded by the coding sequence ATGATTTACATTTATATTTTAGTTTTAGTTCTTTTTCTTATTGCTTCAATGATAAGAATCTTAAGGGAATATGAAAGAGGAGTTATCTTCAGACTTGGAAAATTTCATGCTGTTAAAGGTCCAGGACTTATAATTTTAATTCCTGTGATTGATAAAATGGTGAAAGTTTCACTTAGAACAATTACCATGGATGTCCCCCCTCAGGATGTCATAACAAAGGATAATGTCTCTGTCAAAGTGAATGCAGTAGTTTATTTCAGGGTTGTTGAACCTGCAAAGGCAATAATTGAAGTTGAGGATTACCTTTATGCAACAAGCCAGTTAGCTCAAACTACTCTAAGAAGTGTGTGTGGTCAGGCAGAACTTGATGAACTACTCGCTGAAAGAGAAAAAATAAATTTAAGACTTCAACAAATAATTGATGAACATACAGATCCTTGGGGAATAAAAGTTTCAATGGTTGAAGTAAAACATATAGATTTACCTCAGGAAATGCAGAGAGCAATGGCAAGACAGGCTGAAGCTGAAAGGGAAAGAAGAGCAAAAATAATCTCTGCTGAAGGAGAATTCCAGGCTGCACAGAAACTTATAGATGCTGCAAGAAAAATAGAAGAAAGCCCTGTTGCAATTCAGCTCAGATTTTTGCAAACACTTACAGAAATAGCAACAGAAAAGGCATCAACAATTGTGCTTCCGATACCTCTTGACCTTTTAAAACCTTTTTTAAAGAAGGAATAA